The genomic interval ATTCTTCAAACGCATACCTGCAACAGTTCCGTCATTTAAATGAAGATGGGTGATTTCTAAATCAGGATTAGCCTCTAACTCTTCTTTATTCACAGCAAAACCGTGATTTTGAGAGGTAATCTCTCCTTTACCGGTAATCAAATTCTTCACCGGATGATTAATTCCTCTATGCCCGTTGAACATTTTATATGTTGAAATTCCGTTAGCTAAACCAATTACTTGATGTCCCAAACAAATTCCAAACAAAGGTTTGTTATTTTTCAAAATTTCTTGAGCTACACTAATAGCACTTGACAAAGGCTCTGGATCACCAGGTCCATTTGACAAGAAATATCCATTTGGATTAAAAGAAGCTAAATCAGCGTAAGTAGCATCATAAGGAAATACTTTAACGTAACAATCTCTTTTAGCTAGATTACGAAGAATATTAGTTTTAACACCTAAATCTAAAGCAGAAATTTTATAAGTTGCGTTTTCATCACCATAAAAATAAGGCTCTTTTGTTGAAACCTTAGAAGCCAGCTCCAAACCTTTCATATCAGGTACATTCGCCAAAGCTGCTTTTAGTTCTTCAATAGGCGTTCCATCAGTACAAATAACAGAGTTCATAGCACCATTTTCTCTGATATAACTTACCAAAGCTCTAGTATCTACATCCGAAATACAAATCAAATTTTGTTTAACAAAATAATCCTCTAAACTTCCAGAAGCATCTACACGAGAATAATTAAAACTAAAGTTTTTACAAACTAAACCAGCAATTTTAATCCCTGTTGATTCAACTTCATTATCATTAACCCCGTAATTTCCAATATGCGGATTGGTAGCAACCATTATCTGACCAAAATAAGAAGGATCAGTAAAAATTTCCTGGTAACCCGTCATACCTGTATTAAAACAAACTTCACCAAAGGTTGTTCCGCTAATACCAATAGATTTTCCGTGAAAAATAGTTCCATCACTTAATAAAAGTATGGCGCTCTGTCTTGTTGTATATTTCATTCTTTGATTTATAATTTAATAGCTTAGTGAAATTCGCACAGCTACACTCGTTTGTGGATAAATATTGTGCAAATTTAATCCATTAATACAATGGAAACAAATTTTTAAAAGGGATTGTAAAAAAATAAGCAAGCATAGCAATATGTTACTCTATTTTTAAAATCTCATCATTAGACAAAAAAAAAGGATAAACTATAAATAGCTTATCCTTAATTTTTATTGAATGATTATCTTCATAACTATTCAGTAGCCTCTGTAGTAGTTTCAGAATCACCTTCAGCAACAGGAGCATCAGTAGCTTCGTCTGCTTTTTTAGCTTTTCCACCACGACGGCTTTTTGCTTTTTTAACTTCTTTTTTACCTCCGTTGTAAATTTCATTGAAATCTACTAATTCGATCATTGCCATATCAGCATTATCTCCTAAACGGTTTCCAACTTTAATGATACGAGTGTATCCACCTGGACGGTCACCAACTTTAGCAGCTACGTCTCTGAACAAATCAGTTACAGCATATTTGCTACGTAAGTAAGCAAAAACAATACGACGATTGTGCGTAGTATCATCTTTTGATTTTGTTATTAAAGGCTCAACAAATTGTTTAAGCGCTTTTGCTTTAGCAACAGTAGTGTTAATACGTTTGTGCTCAATAAGAGAACAAGCCATATTAGCCAACATAGATTTTCTATGCGCAGTCTGTCTGCTTAAGTGATTGAATTTCTTTCCGTGTCTCATGACGTGTTTTTTTAAACCCTCATCTTGCTACTATCCTCTATGGAGAGCAAAATATGAGTAATTTATTCTTTATCTAGTTTGTATTTTGCTAAATCCATACCGAAAGTTAAATTCTTCACAGCAACAAGTTCATCAAGTTCTGTTAAAGATTTTTTACCAAAATTACGGAATTTCATTAGATCATTTTTATTGAACGATACTAAATCACCAAGTGTATCAACTTCAGCCGCTTTCAAGCAGTTTAATGCTCTCACAGATAAATCCATATCAACAAGCTTAGTTTTAAGCAATTGTCTCATATGTAATGATTCCTCATCATAAGATTCTGTTTGTGCAATTTCATCAGCCTCGAGTGTAATTCTTTCGTCAGAGAATAACATGAAATGGTGAATTAAAACTTTTGCAGCTTCAGTAAGAGCATCTTTAGGATTGATAGAACCATCAGTTTTGATTTCAAAAACTAATTTTTCATAATCTGTTTTTTGCTCCACACGGAAGTTTTCAATTGCATATTTTACATTTTTTACCGGAGTAAAAATTGAATCTGTAAAAATAGTACCAATTGCAGCGTTTTGTTTTTTGTTCTCCTCAGCGGGAACATATCCTCTACCTTTTTCGATTGTTAAATCTAGGTTAAGTTTGATTTTACTATCTAAATTACAGATAACTAGTTCTGGATTCAAAACTTGGAAACCTGAAATGAATTTTTGAAAATCACCAGCTGTTAATTGATCTTTACCAGTAACAGAAATACTAACTGATTCATTATCTATATCTTCAATTTGACGCTTAAAACGTACTTGTTTAAGATTAAGAATGATTTCGGTAACATCTTCAACAACTCCTGAGATAGTAGAAAACTCATGATCTACACCCTCTATGCGGACAGATGTAATTGCATAACCTTCTAATGCTGAAAGCAAAACTCTTCTAAGTGCATTACCAACAGTCAATCCGTAACCAGGTTCTAAAGGTCTAAACTCAAATTTACCTTCAAAATCGGTTGAATCGATCATGATAACTTTATCGGGCTTCTGAAAATTAAATATTGCCATAAATTTCGACTAAGTCAATTATTATTTGTTGTACAACTCTACGATTAATTGTTCTTTAATGTTTTCTGGAATCTGAAGTCTAGCTGGCACAGTAACAAAAGTACCCTCTTTAACGTCATTATTCCAAGTAATCCATTCATAAACATGACTTGAATTAGACAAAGAACGTTCGATAGCCTCTATAGATTTAGATTTTTCACGAACAGCAACTTTATCACCAGGCTTTAAATGGTAAGATGGGATATTTACAACATCACCGTTAACAGTGATGTGTCTGTGGGAAACTAATTGTCTAGCACCTCTTCTAGAAGGAGCTACACCCATTCTAAAAACAACGTTATCCAATCTTGCCTCACACAATTGTAAAAGAACCTCACCTGTTACACCTTTAGTAGCAGATGCTTTTTTAAATAAACCTCTGAATTGTTTTTCTAAAATTCCGTAAGAATATTTAGCTTTTTGCTTTTCCATCAACTGGACTGCATATTCAGATTTTTTACCTCTTTTTTTAGCCATCCCGTGTTGCCCAGGAGGGTAATTTCTTTTTTCGAAAGCTTTATCATCTCCGAAAATTGCCTCGCCAAATTTACGAGCAATTCTAGTTTTTGGACCAGTATATCTTGCCATTTCTATGAATTAATTAAGGTAGAGATTATGAATTCAGGTCATATCCTTCGATAATCGTTATTTCTACCTAGTTATACTTAAATTATTTATTTTTTAAACTCTACGTCTTTTTGGAGGACGACATCCATTGTGAGGCATTGGAGTAACATCAATGATTTCAGTTACTTCAATTCCACCGTTATGTATAGAACGGATAGCAGACTCACGTCCGTTTCCTGGTCCTTTTACATAAACTTTCACTTTTTTAAGTCCAGCCTCAAGAGCTACTTTACTACAATCTTCTGCTGCCATTTGAGCTGCATATGGAGTGTTCTTTTTAGAACCTCTAAAACCCATTTTACCAGCTGAAGACCAAGATATAACTTCACCTTTTTTATTAGTCAAAGAAATAATGATGTTATTGAAGGTAGCAGAAATATGAGCTTCACCCGTTGATTCAACGATAACTTTACGTTTTTTTGCTGTTGCTTTAGCCATATTACTTATTATTTAGTTGCTTTCTTCTTGTTAGCAACAGTTTTTCTTTTACCTTTTCTAGTTCTAGAGTTATTCTTAGTTCTTTGCCCTCTTAAAGGAAGACCAGATCTATGACGAATACCTCTATAACATCCAATATCCATTAAACGTTTGATGTTCAAAGAAACTTCAGAACGTAATTCTCCTTCAATTTTGAAAGTTGATACCGCTTCACGAATTGCTCCGATCTCCTCATCATTCCAATCTTGAACTTTTTTATCTTGGCTTACTTGAGCTTTTTCTAAAATCTCAATAGCTCTACTTTTTCCTAATCCGAAGATGTAGGTAAGTGCTATAACACCTCTCTTGTTTTTCGGGATATCTACCCCTGCTATTCTTGCCATAATTATCCTTGTCTTTGTTTAAATCTAGGATTCTTTTTGTTTATTACGTATAATCTTCCTTTTCTACGTACGATGATGCACTCGGCACTTCTCTTTTTTACTGATGCTCTTACTTTCATTGTGAATTCTTTTAATATCTATAAGTAATTCTTGCTTTCGACAAATCGTAAGGACTCATTTCTAGTTTCACTTTATCACCAGGTAATAATTTGATGTAATGCATACGCATTTTTCCAGAAATATGAGCAATTACAATATGTCCATTCTCTAATTCTACACGGAACATCGCATTTGATAATGCTTCAATGATGCTACCGTCTTGTTCGATTGCTGATTGTTTTGCCATAAAATTAAGCTACTGCTTTTCTGTTTTTACCAGTTTTCATTAAACCGTCATAATGTTTATTTAACAAATATGAATTGATTTGCTGGATTGTATCAATCGCAACACCAACCATAATTATCAATGAGGTACCCCCAAAAAACATTGCCCAAGATTGTTGAACATCCATAAGACTTACGACAATTGCTGGGAACACAGCTATTAGAGCAAGAAATAAAGACCCTGGAAAAGTAATTAAAGACATCACTTTATCTAAAAATTCAGAAGTTTCAGCTCCAGGCCTAACACCTGGAATAAAACCACCACTTCTCTTCAAATCGTCAGACATCTTGTTAGTAGGTACTGTAATGGCAGTATAAAAGAAAGTAAACACAACAATTAATGTTGCAAAAACTAAATTATACCAAAATCCAAACATATTACTAAAAGCGCCAACAATAGATTGCGAAGCGTCTGATTTAGATAATCCAGCAACAGCTGCAGGAACAAACATGATTGCTTGAGCAAAGATAATCGGCATAACTCCAGAAGCATTAAGCTTTAAAGGAATCCATTGTCTATTACCACCCAACATATCTTGTTCATAATCTCCTGAAGCAGTACGGCGAGCGTACTGAACTGGTATCTTTCTTATTGCCATAGTCAATAAAACACAAGCAACAATAACTAATAACCAAATAATGATTTCGATAACCAATAACATTGGTCCACCATTGTTATTAGTAACTCTCGTTGTAAATTCTTGAATAAATGCTTGAGGAAATCTTG from Flavobacterium ovatum carries:
- the carA gene encoding glutamine-hydrolyzing carbamoyl-phosphate synthase small subunit, coding for MKYTTRQSAILLLSDGTIFHGKSIGISGTTFGEVCFNTGMTGYQEIFTDPSYFGQIMVATNPHIGNYGVNDNEVESTGIKIAGLVCKNFSFNYSRVDASGSLEDYFVKQNLICISDVDTRALVSYIRENGAMNSVICTDGTPIEELKAALANVPDMKGLELASKVSTKEPYFYGDENATYKISALDLGVKTNILRNLAKRDCYVKVFPYDATYADLASFNPNGYFLSNGPGDPEPLSSAISVAQEILKNNKPLFGICLGHQVIGLANGISTYKMFNGHRGINHPVKNLITGKGEITSQNHGFAVNKEELEANPDLEITHLHLNDGTVAGMRLKNKNCFSVQYHPEASPGPHDSSYLFDQFVENLKG
- the rplQ gene encoding 50S ribosomal protein L17 — encoded protein: MRHGKKFNHLSRQTAHRKSMLANMACSLIEHKRINTTVAKAKALKQFVEPLITKSKDDTTHNRRIVFAYLRSKYAVTDLFRDVAAKVGDRPGGYTRIIKVGNRLGDNADMAMIELVDFNEIYNGGKKEVKKAKSRRGGKAKKADEATDAPVAEGDSETTTEATE
- a CDS encoding DNA-directed RNA polymerase subunit alpha, whose amino-acid sequence is MAIFNFQKPDKVIMIDSTDFEGKFEFRPLEPGYGLTVGNALRRVLLSALEGYAITSVRIEGVDHEFSTISGVVEDVTEIILNLKQVRFKRQIEDIDNESVSISVTGKDQLTAGDFQKFISGFQVLNPELVICNLDSKIKLNLDLTIEKGRGYVPAEENKKQNAAIGTIFTDSIFTPVKNVKYAIENFRVEQKTDYEKLVFEIKTDGSINPKDALTEAAKVLIHHFMLFSDERITLEADEIAQTESYDEESLHMRQLLKTKLVDMDLSVRALNCLKAAEVDTLGDLVSFNKNDLMKFRNFGKKSLTELDELVAVKNLTFGMDLAKYKLDKE
- the rpsD gene encoding 30S ribosomal protein S4, which gives rise to MARYTGPKTRIARKFGEAIFGDDKAFEKRNYPPGQHGMAKKRGKKSEYAVQLMEKQKAKYSYGILEKQFRGLFKKASATKGVTGEVLLQLCEARLDNVVFRMGVAPSRRGARQLVSHRHITVNGDVVNIPSYHLKPGDKVAVREKSKSIEAIERSLSNSSHVYEWITWNNDVKEGTFVTVPARLQIPENIKEQLIVELYNK
- the rpsK gene encoding 30S ribosomal protein S11; translation: MAKATAKKRKVIVESTGEAHISATFNNIIISLTNKKGEVISWSSAGKMGFRGSKKNTPYAAQMAAEDCSKVALEAGLKKVKVYVKGPGNGRESAIRSIHNGGIEVTEIIDVTPMPHNGCRPPKRRRV
- the rpsM gene encoding 30S ribosomal protein S13 → MARIAGVDIPKNKRGVIALTYIFGLGKSRAIEILEKAQVSQDKKVQDWNDEEIGAIREAVSTFKIEGELRSEVSLNIKRLMDIGCYRGIRHRSGLPLRGQRTKNNSRTRKGKRKTVANKKKATK
- the ykgO gene encoding type B 50S ribosomal protein L36 translates to MKVRASVKKRSAECIIVRRKGRLYVINKKNPRFKQRQG
- the infA gene encoding translation initiation factor IF-1, with protein sequence MAKQSAIEQDGSIIEALSNAMFRVELENGHIVIAHISGKMRMHYIKLLPGDKVKLEMSPYDLSKARITYRY
- the secY gene encoding preprotein translocase subunit SecY, with protein sequence MKKFIESISNVWKIEELKNRILITLGLLLVYRFGAQVTLPGIDATQLANLAGQTKEGIGSILDMFTGGAFSQASVFALGIMPYISASIVVQLMGIAIPYLQKLQSDGESGRKKINQITRWLTIVITLVQGPTYIYNLYRTLPSSAFLLGFNSFEFLFSSVVILVTGTIFAMWLGEKITDKGIGNGISLLIMVGILARFPQAFIQEFTTRVTNNNGGPMLLVIEIIIWLLVIVACVLLTMAIRKIPVQYARRTASGDYEQDMLGGNRQWIPLKLNASGVMPIIFAQAIMFVPAAVAGLSKSDASQSIVGAFSNMFGFWYNLVFATLIVVFTFFYTAITVPTNKMSDDLKRSGGFIPGVRPGAETSEFLDKVMSLITFPGSLFLALIAVFPAIVVSLMDVQQSWAMFFGGTSLIIMVGVAIDTIQQINSYLLNKHYDGLMKTGKNRKAVA